TTCTAAGGGAAGAGTTCTAGGTTGAGTCTTCTGTTCCCATCTTCCcagagttttgtttgttgtggtgctgggaattgaacccagggcattgcacatgctaggcaagtatgctacctctgagctacacacCCAGCCCCATTCTTTAGAAGTAGGTGTGTtattgttttggggtgtgtgtgtgtgtatgggtgctctAGATTGGCTTGGGAACTCCAGGGATACACCTGTCTACTTCCCAGTGCCGGAGTTCCGGGCACACTGGGACTCACACTCAGCTCTtgcatgggcactgggaatctAAATGCAGGCGCTTccgctctacccctgagccatctccccagcccccgactttcatttgttgttttggaTCTCTGAACTACCCAGATGCTCTTGAGCTCCTGGACTCAAATGGTCCTCCAGCCCAGCTTCCTGAGCAGGTGATAATGGGTGCACCAAAGACCAggtagtgttttttgtttttttactttttgggggctcaccacccagctcccaaatagataCACGGAAatgtattcttacttatgaaagcctggccttagcttggcttgtttctagccagcttttctaacttaaattatcccgtttctctttaactatgttttgcctctggactttttacctttctttattctatatgtctttctttccttcttactctgtggttggctgagtagctgggtgactggcccctggtgtcctcctctcctccttttcttgctcctccctcttttttttttttttttttttcctgaacctagatttctcttcctatttattctctttgcctggcagccccacctatttctcctgcctagctgttggctcttcagctctttattagaccagtcaggtgggtcagacaggcaaagtaacacagcttcacagagtctaacaaatgcaacataaaagaatgcaatacatctttgcaatacatctttgcatcattaaacaaatgttcctcagcataaacgaatgtaacacatcttcaactaatatttcaTAACAAAGTAGCTCCTCCtggggatttgtttttattttggagacagggtctctctgtagtcctggctgtcctagaactcgctctgtagaccaggaaggccttgaactcagggcccagggatctgcctgccaaGGTGTGTCCCACTCCCAGTTCTCTGGGGATTTGAAGTTGCTGCCCTGAGCCCAGCTCTGGGATGAGCCTTGACGTGAAGAGGAGTGCGGTGCGGGGAGGAGGGGGTGCTGGAACAGGATGTGGTAATGAGCTTGGCTTGTGGGGTTCATCCCTAatgagagaaggggggagggaccGAGAGGAGACACTAATACTGGATCTAGGACAGAAGACAGAAGTGAActgtgggtctgtctgtctgtctgtggcttGGGCAGGTGCTGGATTTGGTGGCCAGAGATCCTGGCAAAGCTGAAGAATTTACTGAGAGGGCAGAAAGGCACCAagggaagccgggcggtggtggtgcaagccttgaatcccagcactttgagtttgagagcagcctggtctccagagcaagttcaggacagccagggctacacagagaaaccctgtcttgaaaaacaaaccaaggcaCCAGAGGGGAAAACCCTCTGAGCAGGGTTTTTCCGTCTATGGATGATGACGGTGAGGCTCTCTTGTGCCcagtgagcatgcacacacattgacCGAGCCTCTGCTGCCTTCCTGCAGCATGTAGTCCTGTACCCGCTGGTGGCCAAGAGCCTCCGCAACATCGCTGAGGGCAAGGACCCCCTGGAGGGGCAGCGGCATTGCTGTGGGATCGCGCAGATGCACGAGCATAACTCCCTGGGTCACGCGGACCTGGACGCCCTGCAGCAGAACCCTCAGCCCCTTGTCTTCCACATTGAGATGCTGAAGGTGAGGCCCCCTGCTGACGCGGAAGGTGAGGGGTGAGGCCCCTGCTGATGCGGAAGGTGAGGGGTGAGGTCCCCTGCTGATGCGGAAGGTGAGGCCTTCTGCTTTGGCTCAAAGTGGGCACTGGCCCTACCTCCCCGCTACACCCTGCTGTCCAGGGTTGGTCTGCTGTGGAAGGGAGCAAGGACAGGAAAATTTTGTGGAAGCTCCTAGGGCCCCACACTCCTCCCTAGGCCTCAGTGATCACGTCTTTGGGGAGGACTGACCGTCGACCTTGAACTCCTTCATCCTTTGCCCGTGAGCCCATCTTTTCCTCCACAGCTGGCCTTACTTGGAAAGTACTAGGGGTTTAGGTGGCTCCTTTCGTCCACCTAGGTTATTTGCCATGGGACATAAGCTCTGCCAGGGCATGGGTGTTTGCCACCGTTGTCATTGCTATGGTCTTGGTGCTCGGCATGGCTGGGCCAGCCTGTCAGGTTTGCTGCAGAGGACTCGGAGGTGCCCCTTGGGCTCTGCCTTGAAGTGCTCCCTGCCCTGGCAGGTGGAGAGCCCAGGCACATACCAGCAGGACCCGTGGGCGATGACGGATGAGGAGAAAGCCAAAGCCGTACCACTCATCCACCAAGAGGGGAACCGCTTATACCGCGAGGGGCAGGTGAAAGAGGCCGCCGCCAAGTACTATGATGCCATCGCCTGCCTCAAGAACCTGCAGATGAAGGTATATCCCAGAGGCCGCGCGCGGGGGGATATAGGGAGAGCCAGGGCCGGGTCTCAGTGTCTCCACTTTCcttgcccccacccaccccaggaaCAGCCTGGGTCCCCTGACTGGATCCAGCTGGACCTGCAGATCACACCACTGCTACTCAACTACTGCCAGTGCAAGCTGGTGGCTCAGGAGTATTACGAAGTGCTGGACCACTGCTCCTCCATCCTCAACAAGTATGACGGTGAGCAGCTCTAGGCCCCGGGGTTCCCACCCAGCGCCGTGGGCGCTTGGGTCCAGCTCTTAGCTTTGAGATCTCCCCATTCTGAGTTCCTTCCAAGAGCCTGACCAGAGCCTCCATCCCAGAGGGTGAGGGCTGTGTTCAGGAAGTATGAGTGATACAGTGGGGTGGAGCGGCGTTGGGGTGCTGTTCAGAGCAGAGCAGATCTCCCCATGGTGGACCCAGGTGCCGGAAGACAGGCTGGCCAGTCTCCTCTCACGCCTTCGTCTGCCGTCTGCTTTCTGGTGTCCTGCAGACAATGTCAAGGCTTACTTCAAGCGGGGTAAGGCCCATGCTGCTGTGTGGAATGCCCAggaagcccaggctgactttgccAAGGTGTTGGAGCTAGATCCTGCCCTGGCGCCTGTGGTAAGCAGAGAACTGCGGGCCCTGGAGACACGGATCCggcagaaggatgaggaggacAAGGCCCGCTTCCGAGGCATCTTCTCCCACTGACAGGGCCTCGTTCCTGTCCTGCCCGCCCTGCCCAGCCCACTGCCGCCGCCacctgtcgtcccccccccccccactgccactTTGCGCTTCTGTGTATATAAAGGCCTTATTTATCTCTCTGGTCTGCAGAGCTAATCCATCCCAAGGCTGGTCATCACTGGCTTAGTGGGAGGCAAGAGATCAGGCTCTCATCCTAGCTCCTTCTGGTCTGTTCTGAGGTCTCTGGGAGTGTTTCTT
The sequence above is drawn from the Peromyscus leucopus breed LL Stock chromosome 1, UCI_PerLeu_2.1, whole genome shotgun sequence genome and encodes:
- the LOC114694793 gene encoding AH receptor-interacting protein; protein product: MADLIARLREDGIQKRVIQEGQGELPDFQDGTKATFHFRTLRSDDEGAILDDSRTRGKPMELIIGKKFKLPVWETIVCTMREGEIAQFLCDVKHVVLYPLVAKSLRNIAEGKDPLEGQRHCCGIAQMHEHNSLGHADLDALQQNPQPLVFHIEMLKVESPGTYQQDPWAMTDEEKAKAVPLIHQEGNRLYREGQVKEAAAKYYDAIACLKNLQMKEQPGSPDWIQLDLQITPLLLNYCQCKLVAQEYYEVLDHCSSILNKYDDNVKAYFKRGKAHAAVWNAQEAQADFAKVLELDPALAPVVSRELRALETRIRQKDEEDKARFRGIFSH